AATGCTTTGCTTAGAGGCAAAAAAAAGACTATGCCACGAAGGCAGACACATCAAGGGTGAAAACTCACCACCGAGAAAATCTTGACACATACTTTTCGGTCTCATACTAATCTCAAGCTAAATTGATTCGTCTGTTCTATTGTGGTATAATGCTAAAAGCGTAATCAAAATGAATAGGAGAACTCATATGCGCAAATTCACCATAGAACCGGAAGAATATGAAAAGATCGTAGCGGCGGAGAAGGCAACACAGGACAAGAAAACATCACGGAAATTAAGAGCACTCATGCTTCGCTATGAAGGCTTGAGTAACATAGAAGCAGCAAATAGGCTTGGCCTTGGCCGAGTGAGAGTCAGCCAACTGGTGAGCGAATACAAGAAAAACGGCCTTGCCTCCTTTCTCGAGAATAAATACAAGGGAAACAATCGCAACATGACGGAAGCCGAAGAACTGGAAATATTGGAACGTTTTCGTAAGAAGGCGGAGGCAGGTCAAGTGGTTGTTGTAAAAGACATTAAGGCAACCTTTGACGAAAAGCTGGGCAGAGATACGGGACGCGGCTATATCTATATGTTACTCAAAAGACATGGCTGGCGTAAGATAATGCCGCGCTCCAAGCACTCGAAAAAAGCAAACGAAGAGGCGATCGAGGCCTCAAAAAAATTAAGGGAGTCGTAGACGGGCTTTGTATACAATATCCAAGAAAAAGGATCCGCCTCCTGTTTCAAGACGAAGCCGGCTTTGGACGCATCAACAAACCGAAACATTGCTGGTGTGCTAAAGGGATTCGTCCGCAAGTACCATGTCATCATATACGGGAATACCGCTACGCTTACGGTGCGGTAGAACCGTTGACAGGAGAAAACTTCTTTCTTGTCATGCCATACTGCAATACAGCGTGCATGAATGTCTTCTTAAAAGAACTTTCTGAGGAATATAAAGATGACCACATTGTACTTGTTTGCGATGGAGCGGCGTGGCATAAATCGAACGCACTGCAAATACCAAGCAATGTGACAATCACCTATATTCCCCCATACACGCCGGAAATGAATCCAATCGAGCAGATTTGGCGTGAATTAAGAACGCAGGGGTTTTGCAACGAAGTCTTTCAGACACTGGATGCAGTCATCGACCGTCTATGCGCAACAATCCAAAAGCTTACCAGAAATACTGTATGTAGTATAACATCTAGAGAATGGATATGTAATATTTTTAATTGAGATTAGTATCACATCATTGACATTCCTACAGAAGTGCCTCTCCGGTCAACTTTTGATGCAATTGTTAATTGTGTTAATTTTTGTTAATTTCGGTTCAATTATTTGCAGTTTCATTTGATTATTATCTCTTACGGAAAGTATTTCCAAGATGGCAAATCTCTCTTTATCAAAAAGAAAATCCACAGGGGCTTTCGGCAATCATCTTCCCCCGTGGATGCGTTTGAAGCTGTTGTTATTCTTCGTAAAAAAATATGTATCCTGTCTTAAACTCTGCGCAGGTGAATGGAGAAGCCTCCCGCAGTCTCTGCGAGGTACGCAAGCCTGACGTCCCCCTTCTCATCACGAAAGGTATGCTCCGGATTCAGAGCAATTCCTCGACGCGCATAGTAAGCAAGCGCTCGCGGCATATCGTGCGTATCGATGCAGATGTGCCCGAGCTCACCGGGAACGGAGCCTGCACAAATCTCGGCGAATGATCCCGCAAAGAATCCTCCGCCCGTCGTAATCTTGGCCGTGCCCATGAGATGGCAGAGCGCGTCCGTAATCGTCTCCGCCTCCGTGCGATTCTCGGCATGGATTCCGATGTGCCCGACCCGGAATCCGAGCATGCGCTGAACAGCGTCACGGCAAACCGCGGCAATTCCGTCCCAATCCCTCGCCTGCACGAGCTTGTCAGGCGTCATAAAGCTACCGCCGATTGCCGCCACGTTCGACAGCGCGAGATAGTCGCACATATTCTCAAGGCTCACACCGCCCGTCGGCAGGAATCGGACATCGGCAAACGGTCCTGCGAGCGCCTTGAGCGTCGCCGTGCCGCCGTATGCCGCCGCGGGGAAGAACTTGCAGAGCCGGATGCCGTATGCCCGCGCCGCTTCGACCTCCGCCGGAGAGACAGTCCCCGGAATGATATCGATCTTGTGTGCAAGGCACCACTCAATGACCGCGGGATTATACGCGGGCGTCACGATGAAGGTCGCTCCTGCCTTGACTGCCGCCTCTGCCTGCTCCCGCGTGTGTACGGTTCCGGCGCCGACGATGAGCGTCGGAATCTCCTTCATCGCGCGAATGATGTCCAAGCATGCATCCGTGCGGAACGTGACCTCCGCGACGGGAATCCCGCCTGTGACGAGAGCCTCTCCAAGCGGTTTTGCACACGCGGCGTCTTCAAGCACGACCAACGGCACAAGGCCGATCTCGGACATGGTCTTCAGCTGTTCACTCATCAGAGGAATCCGCCTCCTTCATAAACGTATCAAGCTCCTCACGTGTCGGCAGTCCTTCGTTATCACCTCGGCTCATGACCTGGATTGCCCCGATGGCAGCAGCACGCCGCACAGCTTCAGCGAGCGGCAGTTCTTCCATCAGTCCCGTAATGACGCCGGCGGCAAAGCCGTCGCCCGCACCAACCGTATCGACGACCTTCCGCACGCGGAAGCCCGGCACATGATAGTGCGCCGCACCGTCAGCGACGTATGCACCGGCGCTGCCGCATTTCGTGATGACGATCTTCGCGCCGCGTTCCTGATAGAATGCGGCAATAGCGGCGGGATCATCGCTTCCCATGAGGATTTTCCCCTCCGCCGTGCCTGGCAGGACGATATCGGCGCGCGAGGCGAGATCATTGATCGTCTCGCGCATTGTGCGTTCATCCGGCCAGAGCTGGGGGCGCAGGTTCGGGTCAAACGAGATCGTAAGCCCCGCCTTCCTCGCCCTCTCGAACATGAGGAGGACCGCTGCCCGTGTCGTATCTGTCAGCGCCGGGAGAATTCCCGTCAGATGGATGTGACTGTAGGCGGAGAAATCAATCGCCTCGACGTCCGCAGGCGCAAGGGTAGACGCGGCGGATCCCGCGCGGAAGTAAAAGATCGGCGGATCCCCCTCCCGCACGCGCCCTTTGAGCATAAAACCCGTGCGCTTTTCATCGCTCCACGCGACGAATTCCGTACCGATTTTATTTTCATTCAGCACGTGAATGATGCGGTCACCGAACGGATCGCGGCCGAGCTTCGTCATGTAGGTGACACGGTGTCCGAGACGCGCGACTCCGACGGCGACATTGAACTCCGCCCCCGCAACAGCGAGGTCGTAGCCGGTGACACTGCCCAGAGCCCCTTCACTCTGCGCAATAAGAAGCCCCATCGGCTCCCCTGCAAGAATCAGACCTTTCATTCTAAACCTCTTTTCCAGATTCTTTGTTACTCGCAGAAATTACATCTCATACCGCCCTTTGAATCCTGAACTCTATTCTGTCCATGACATCGAAAAAAGCCTTCTTAGACCGTCATAAAACTTTTCCGAGCTCTTTAATGTGTGCTCTTGCACCAATCGCGGCAATGCGCTCGAAATGCTCCTTTACCTTCGTCTCAAGTCCCGCAACCCGCGTCAGATCTTCGCCCCAGAAATCCTTGGCCGCAAGTACGTTGTGTACATATTCCTGCGCAGGAAGCGTCGCCCATACGGCGAGTTTCTTCAATTTGTCCGCATCATCGTGAATCTCATACATGTCCTTGCCGCGATGTCCGATGAGGCAGCCATCTCCCTGTTCGCTCGTATGATAAAACGCAAGCAGGGCTGCGAGAGAGTAAGTAAGCCATTTCGGAAGCTTGCCCGTATTCTTAAAACTGTCTTTCAGAGATGGTAGAACGCGCGCGCGCCATTTCGAGATAGAATTGAGCGAGATGGAGAGCAGCACGTGATGAACAAACGGATTATCAAATCGTTCAAAGACCGCCTCCGCAAACGCACGTGCATCCGCCTCAGACAGATGTACCGTCGGGACAATCTCGCCATAGACAGACTGATCCAGCTGGGCGCGGATGGCGGAATCCTTCATGCAGTCTCCGACATAGTCGAACCCAGCCAGGTAAGCGCCGAGCGCCATTGAAGTATGCGCACCGTTCAGGATACGCACCTTGCACTCCTTGTATTTTGCGACATCGCTCGTGAAAACAGCATTAAATTTCGAAGAAGCGATCGGCAGCTCGTCGGCAAGTGCTTCACTCCCGATGACCCAGAGGGAGAACGGCTCCGCTTGGCATAGGAGCGCGTCACGATAGCCCAGCTCCGCCTCATACTGTGCTGCCTCTGCTTGCGGATATCCGACAACGATCCGATCGACAAGCGTGTCGGTAAAAGTACATGCCGAGTCGATCCATGCGGCAAAATCCGTGCCGAGTTTCCACTGCTTGACGTATTCCGTCACACAGCGACGCAGCTCCTGTCCGTTGTTCTCGATAAGTTCGGTAGGCAGCATGTGAAGCCCCTTGTCAGCAGCGCCCTTGAAATGGCGAAAGCGTGCATAGAGAAATTGCGTGAGCTTTGCCGGAAACGCCTTCGGCGGCGTAT
This portion of the Selenomonas sp. TAMA-11512 genome encodes:
- a CDS encoding sugar kinase, coding for MKGLILAGEPMGLLIAQSEGALGSVTGYDLAVAGAEFNVAVGVARLGHRVTYMTKLGRDPFGDRIIHVLNENKIGTEFVAWSDEKRTGFMLKGRVREGDPPIFYFRAGSAASTLAPADVEAIDFSAYSHIHLTGILPALTDTTRAAVLLMFERARKAGLTISFDPNLRPQLWPDERTMRETINDLASRADIVLPGTAEGKILMGSDDPAAIAAFYQERGAKIVITKCGSAGAYVADGAAHYHVPGFRVRKVVDTVGAGDGFAAGVITGLMEELPLAEAVRRAAAIGAIQVMSRGDNEGLPTREELDTFMKEADSSDE
- a CDS encoding tagaturonate reductase, whose product is MKEIQEIYSPEKHLVRILQFGEGNFLRAFVDYAVDVANEENNFDASVAVIIPRANARPQFAAQKNIYTVCLRGQQKGTTYKENRVVRCIDRVLSAHSDYHAYMQVAEIDTLRFVVSNTTEAGIVFDSDSALADTPPKAFPAKLTQFLYARFRHFKGAADKGLHMLPTELIENNGQELRRCVTEYVKQWKLGTDFAAWIDSACTFTDTLVDRIVVGYPQAEAAQYEAELGYRDALLCQAEPFSLWVIGSEALADELPIASSKFNAVFTSDVAKYKECKVRILNGAHTSMALGAYLAGFDYVGDCMKDSAIRAQLDQSVYGEIVPTVHLSEADARAFAEAVFERFDNPFVHHVLLSISLNSISKWRARVLPSLKDSFKNTGKLPKWLTYSLAALLAFYHTSEQGDGCLIGHRGKDMYEIHDDADKLKKLAVWATLPAQEYVHNVLAAKDFWGEDLTRVAGLETKVKEHFERIAAIGARAHIKELGKVL
- the eda gene encoding bifunctional 4-hydroxy-2-oxoglutarate aldolase/2-dehydro-3-deoxy-phosphogluconate aldolase, producing MSEQLKTMSEIGLVPLVVLEDAACAKPLGEALVTGGIPVAEVTFRTDACLDIIRAMKEIPTLIVGAGTVHTREQAEAAVKAGATFIVTPAYNPAVIEWCLAHKIDIIPGTVSPAEVEAARAYGIRLCKFFPAAAYGGTATLKALAGPFADVRFLPTGGVSLENMCDYLALSNVAAIGGSFMTPDKLVQARDWDGIAAVCRDAVQRMLGFRVGHIGIHAENRTEAETITDALCHLMGTAKITTGGGFFAGSFAEICAGSVPGELGHICIDTHDMPRALAYYARRGIALNPEHTFRDEKGDVRLAYLAETAGGFSIHLRRV
- a CDS encoding winged helix-turn-helix domain-containing protein, which translates into the protein MRKFTIEPEEYEKIVAAEKATQDKKTSRKLRALMLRYEGLSNIEAANRLGLGRVRVSQLVSEYKKNGLASFLENKYKGNNRNMTEAEELEILERFRKKAEAGQVVVVKDIKATFDEKLGRDTGRGYIYMLLKRHGWRKIMPRSKHSKKANEEAIEASKKLRES